GGCTCCGTTCCCGTGTACGACTGCGGCGTATGGAACCGGGGACCGCCCGGGCAATACACGCAGACCCCATGCGGGCAGGCATGGGGCGCCGTCATGACCGTGACCACGGCCACGCCGCTCGCCGTTCGCGCGGGCTTGATCCGCAAGAGGTCCTCGAACTGGGGCCGCTCGCTCTCCGGGAGGAGGGCCAACACGCGGGCGTCGCTCGGGATCCCCCGGAGACCGTGACTCCGCGCGAGCCGGACCTTCCGTTCCTGGAGCCGATCCTTGGACGCCGGTGGGTTCGTCCGCAGGCTCTCCAAGAGCTCGTCCACGAACGCGCTTTCCGCGGCGGGCACGGCCAACGTCATTTGTGCGGGCCACCATCCCTCACCGCCATAAAGACTGCGTTGGGGAAACGTGGATGTCCACCGTGCGGTTTCCCCCAAGGATGCCACCCCGCCACGCTATCTTCGCCATCCCGGTCATCGCCGGGATGGTTTCAGGGGTCTACCTTGCGTGCGTCGGGGTCGCCGTTCTGGTGGGTCTTCCCTGGGACGTGGGCCTTCCCTGGGCCCTCCGCGCCCTTGGGTTCGTTTGCCTCGGGTACGGCGCCGCGATGCTCGTGTGGGTCTTTCGCTTCCGCGGGCCGTTCGCGGTCCTCGAATCCACCTGGGTCACGTTCCTCAAGCTCTTCCGGAGGATGCCCCTCGACGCTTCGGGAGGACGGGCCGAGCCTCTCGTCGTCGCGGGACCCTATCGATGGGTGAGGCATCCGCTGTACTCGGGTGTCGACGGGCTCACGTTCGGGATCGCCCTTCTCGTCGACCATCCGTGGGCATTCCTGGGATCCGTCGCGCTGGGTCTGTGGTTCCTCGCGGTGCTGGCGCCCTTCGA
This is a stretch of genomic DNA from Thermoplasmata archaeon. It encodes these proteins:
- a CDS encoding isoprenylcysteine carboxylmethyltransferase family protein, whose translation is MPPRHAIFAIPVIAGMVSGVYLACVGVAVLVGLPWDVGLPWALRALGFVCLGYGAAMLVWVFRFRGPFAVLESTWVTFLKLFRRMPLDASGGRAEPLVVAGPYRWVRHPLYSGVDGLTFGIALLVDHPWAFLGSVALGLWFLAVLAPFEERELRALFGPAYADYARTTRRFLPLPPRR